The sequence TTTCAGCAGTAACCAGGCGTTCACGGGCTGCTGGTGTGCGCGTAGCCGTCATTTCGGGAGCGCTGGGGGAAGGCGCGCAGAAAATGGTTGAGCTGGGGGTTAGTGATCTGGTGCAGGCAACGCCCATTGGGCAGAGTTTGGAAGAAGCGCTTGCCCACGCCGCTGAAAATTTGGAGAAGGCAGTGGGAGAGTATTTTGTGGCGATTAAAATTTAGATGAGAACAAAAGGAAATCATAGAATTCATCGGTCTGGTTGCGCAGTGTAATAGTGTAGGTCAGGTTGCGCATTTCAACCTGACGTCACATCCATTTTCAAATTCCTGTTGGCGACTTTGGAAAACCAGAATGTACATTTCAATCTTGGGTTACACTGTATGAATGCCAAAATTCATCCG comes from Dehalobacter sp. and encodes:
- a CDS encoding glycerate kinase, with translation SAVTRRSRAAGVRVAVISGALGEGAQKMVELGVSDLVQATPIGQSLEEALAHAAENLEKAVGEYFVAIKI